Proteins encoded within one genomic window of Myxococcota bacterium:
- a CDS encoding cysteine desulfurase family protein — MIYLDHNASAPLRPEALRAHQEALERVFGNPSSAHAAGAEARAVLSRARRQVAALAGVAPEGLVFTSGASEANNTVLCGLEPGARLVTSAVEHPSLLEAAAAARARGVRVTVVPVERDGRLDPDRFRAALEPGSALASVQWANHETGVLQPIAELAAAARAAGVPFHTDAAQAFGKTALALESLPIDLASLSSHKLGGPKGVGALWLRPRAPFAPLLHGGQQERGRRAGTENVPALAGFGAACEAAGAERADRAELRDSLWRGIAASVPDPVRNGGPEHVLPHVLDVSFPGASGEALVEALDLEGIAVSTGAACHSGSTEPSPVLLAMGVPAELARAAL, encoded by the coding sequence TTGATCTATCTGGACCACAACGCCTCGGCACCTCTGCGACCGGAGGCCCTGCGGGCGCACCAGGAGGCGCTGGAGCGCGTGTTCGGGAACCCTTCGAGCGCGCATGCCGCGGGCGCCGAGGCGCGCGCCGTGCTGTCCCGCGCGCGCCGGCAGGTGGCCGCGCTGGCCGGAGTCGCGCCGGAGGGGCTCGTGTTCACCAGCGGCGCGAGCGAGGCGAACAACACCGTTCTGTGTGGGCTCGAGCCGGGTGCCCGGCTCGTGACTTCCGCGGTCGAGCACCCCTCGTTGCTCGAGGCCGCGGCCGCTGCGCGCGCGCGCGGCGTGCGCGTGACGGTCGTGCCGGTGGAGCGCGACGGGCGGCTCGACCCGGACCGCTTCCGGGCCGCGCTCGAGCCGGGCAGCGCGCTGGCCTCGGTGCAGTGGGCGAACCACGAGACGGGCGTGCTGCAGCCGATCGCGGAGCTCGCGGCCGCCGCTCGCGCGGCCGGCGTTCCGTTCCACACCGATGCCGCGCAGGCCTTCGGCAAGACCGCCCTCGCGCTCGAGTCACTCCCGATCGACCTGGCCTCGCTCTCGAGCCACAAGCTGGGCGGCCCGAAGGGCGTGGGCGCGCTCTGGCTGCGCCCGCGGGCTCCGTTCGCGCCGCTGCTCCACGGCGGCCAGCAGGAGCGCGGCCGGCGGGCGGGCACCGAGAACGTGCCGGCGCTCGCCGGCTTCGGCGCCGCCTGCGAGGCCGCGGGCGCGGAGCGCGCCGACCGGGCGGAGCTGCGCGACTCACTCTGGCGCGGGATCGCCGCCTCCGTGCCGGACCCGGTGCGGAACGGCGGGCCCGAGCACGTGCTGCCCCACGTGCTCGACGTCTCGTTCCCCGGCGCCTCGGGCGAGGCGCTGGTCGAGGCGCTCGACCTGGAGGGCATCGCGGTCTCGACCGGCGCCGCGTGTCACTCGGGCTCGACCGAGCCGTCGCCGGTGCTGCTCGCCATGGGCGTGCCGGCCGAGCTCGCGCGCGCCGCGCTG
- a CDS encoding helix-hairpin-helix domain-containing protein, whose protein sequence is MWGALAAAALGFALPPAAPGRLALVADTERCRLGALGSGPACDCARTPLGVREALGLAAPLNRLSARGLERVPEIGPARAAAIVAERERGGPFASLEELAARVPGIGPKTVDRIRSRLFVAGPDPACGGRRE, encoded by the coding sequence GTGTGGGGAGCGCTCGCGGCCGCGGCGCTGGGCTTCGCCCTGCCGCCCGCCGCGCCCGGGCGCCTCGCGCTCGTGGCCGACACCGAACGGTGTCGGCTGGGCGCGCTCGGCTCGGGCCCGGCCTGTGACTGCGCGCGCACGCCGCTCGGGGTGCGCGAGGCGCTCGGGCTGGCCGCGCCGCTGAACCGGCTGTCGGCGCGTGGGCTCGAGCGCGTGCCGGAGATCGGCCCGGCGCGCGCAGCCGCGATCGTGGCCGAGCGCGAGCGCGGCGGCCCCTTCGCGAGCCTCGAAGAGCTGGCGGCCCGCGTGCCCGGGATCGGCCCCAAAACGGTCGACCGGATCCGGTCCCGCTTGTTTGTCGCGGGACCGGATCCGGCCTGTGGGGGGAGGCGGGAGTAG